The DNA region GCAGTATTGGACTTTGCTTTGTAGTGCAAGCTCGTCCGTCCCATGATGCCTTCTATGTGATTTCTGTTCGTCAGACCGAGGGTTTGCCTCCGGCTTCCTTCAGATTCCGCCTCGCGGCGGACACCCTTGCCTTCAGCTAGCAGTTCCTACTGCCAAGCCTGTAGCGGACTTTCACCGCCGAGTTATCGCCCATGCCGGGCGCACACCCAAAAAAGCTCATCGTTTGCATTTGGAAACGATGAGCTTTTGTAAATTGGAGGTATAAATTATGAAGCCCTTTCGTTTTTTAATGAAATCATTTCGATTTTGGTTAGTTTTAATTTCATTTTTCATTATAATTGTAAATATTTCGGGAAATGATGACTACAACATACTATTTGCCATATTTAGTCCGTTGGTCTGGTTATACGAATCCTCTCTTTTTGTACGAAAAGTAGATATTCCAATAACGGTAGTTTATCTCACCACATTAGTTTTCTGGTATCTTGTTGGTTTCATTTTAGATCGACTATTACAAAAACTAAGAAAATAAACAAATCCTAAATAAATTTATTCAAAATTCATCCATATAAATCCATTTTCAGAAAATATGGTAATATAAGCACGTAAACCAATCTGTTGTATTCTATCGTTTATAGCATCCCAATAATAAAATTCAAGAAATCTATTATTAGTTATCGTATTTCCGAAGAAGTGGGCGTTTTCTTCCGATGGTGTTGGTGTGCGGTCGAGAATTGAAGCGAGTCTAATTTAATACTGGAGAAGGGGGTGTCCGGTTATTGGATTCTGGAACCGGTAGGAAAATTAAAAAGGTAGGCCATATATAAGCGATTTGCCAAGGATCGAGGGAAGTCTGACTATCATTAGTTTTCCCCCACCCAAATACCATGGAGCTACTAATTGTATTTTGGAATCGACTCTTGCATTGACATTTTAAGTCTCATCGTTGCAATAAGCAATTAATCCCCACTCCATCCTTTTCCAGTAATTGCCCATTTTAATGTCTGAAAGAAATGCCTTATATATTCTTTATATGACCATTTCTTATAATTCTGAAGTAAGTGAATCCTGTAGTCTAAACTAGGGTGTGTATGCCACCTGCTATATCTTTCCGGAAGCTTCCTATACCAAGGTATATTTGTCTCCATATTTTCATTCTGCATTCTTTTAAGCAGCTTTATCAACCCTAATCTGATTTCAGGAATTAACTCACATGCTTTTCTATCTGCACGCATTTCTCGAATCTGATACCAATATCCATGTTTGGCGTACAGCAAGTAAATTAACATACCCAAAAAAACAATCATCATAACAGGGATTGCTAAAACCAAAACAAGTGCTACATAGACTAAGTACGCACTAATAATGCCTACGATATATACATAAGTGAGCATCCCAGCGATAAACAAAAAAATTGTACTCGTAGAAAACAAAGTACTTTTAAAATCATAATCCTTATACTTAATATGTATCAATTCATGAGCAATTAAAGCTTTCAACTCTTCATCTGAGAATTCTTCACAAGCTTCAGTCGTTAAAACAACAGCGTTCCTTCCTTTACGGAACCATGGTTTTAAATATGCATAACCTGGCGATCGACTACTAATTGTTATAAAAAGCTCTATACCGTGCATCCCCAACTGTTCTTGGGTATCCATAAAAATTTTTACTACTCGTTTGTTTGGAGGGAATAGTAGAGTTTCCGACATCAACTTTTCAATCAATAGTTTGCGCTTAAAAAGTACGATTAAAATACGGTTAATGAATAAAATCAACTGCTTCTTAAATCTCGAAATAAATTGCTCTTTAATTGACCTTTGATTAATATTTGTGTGGTTGAAGGGCGGTTCGCTTTCATTGAGATCGAGTTGTTCTTCAAACTTATCTAACACTTCAGACCATATTTTTGTCCACCTATTTCCTGTCATTACTAAAGCAGCTATCATGATTAGATGATAAAAAATCGACACGTTCGATTGAAAAAACATTACAACAATTATTGCGGGGACCAGATGCGATAATAGAATAAGTAAAAATGAATATAAATGCTGGATATCCCTTTTTTGAACAACTAGTTTTGCTAATGAAAGTAATCGAGCATAAGCAAATAGGTTGCCAAACATAAAACTAATGGAATAAATGACTCCCATTCTCTTTCCCTCACATGTTGTACCCAATTGTATTCTACTTTTCTAAAGCTCGTTCTTCGAAAGGAATCTGAACTTCAAAATAATCAAAAGTCAACTATTCTAAAAACGACATAAATCTTTAAAATCACTACTTGGAATTTGAAATGATCTTTCCGCAGTCTCCCTGCCGCTTATACTGATCTCTCCTTCATTATCATGTAGTCCATCCAACATAAAAAGGCACTTTCGCTATTTAACTCATATAATCGTACAACCATTGGTTGCTTTTTTGACGGGAAACCCCATTTAAGTATGTAGAAGATCATTGATGATCTTCCCTGTGTTCATTCTCTAAAATCACGTTCCTTGACAAATTCATACTGCCTATTTCAAGTACGTTCCTCGGCCTCCGTAAATAGCGGAAGCGACGAAGCGGTAGCGCCATGACTGTTTCTAACACGAGCGACCAACTACCGGCTGAAATCAATCTGTGGCGGGTTGAATCGCGATAACTGGCATGAGGGATAATGATACTTCTGCCTGGCCAACGTCACGGTATTGGGGGCAGCCCGCTCGGATGAGGGGGAGCTTCGGAAAACCGAAGTTATGATGCAGGCTTGCCACCTGTAGCTTGAAACAGGCATTCATTCCCTTTTCCACATGATTTCTCTGTTACTCTCATTTCTCCTTCTTCCTACATAAAAAAATTTATTTAAGAGAGGAGATTATTAGTATGTGCCCGCCTGAGCTTTTCAAACTGATGTTTCAAAATTACCCCGATGTCGTCAATGTTCCGCAACTTTGCGAGATGCTAGGCGGCATTAGCACCAAATCGGCTTACAAGCTCCTGCAAGAAAACAAAATCAAACATTTTAGAATCGGCAGAGCTTACAAAATCCCCAAAGCCAACATCATCTCCTACCTTCACAGCATTATGACCGATTCTCTTACTATTCACTGCGACGCTTTAGTGCATTGAACCAATCTCAGCACTATGATATGCTAATAGTGTCAATGGTAGGAGATCGGGCTGCTAACCAAGGAGGGATATCTTCAAATATGGTAGCAGGCCACCTACAGGAAAAGAAGGGGCTTTTTTATATCGTTCTGAACTACAAAGATGGCGGAAAACGAAAAAGCAAATGGATTCCCACCAAGCTTCCGGTAAAAGGCAACAAGAAAAAAGCGGAAAGCATGTTGCTAGAGGCGCGCAAGAATTTTGTGCCCCCCTCAGAAGCTGTCCTGGAGAATGCGGAAGAGCTGGTTGCTGAAGAAAAAATCGAGGAGACATTGGAACTCCAAGAAAACGAAAAAATGGAAGAGGACAACGTTTTATTCGCCGACTTCATGGTGGAATGGCTTGAAATGATGAAATACCAAGTTGAAATCACCACCCATTCGGCTTATAGTTTTGCAGTTAACACCAGGATCGTCCCGTACTTCCGGGAAAAAGGAATTTATCTGAAGGAACTGCAACCCAAACACCTTCACGATTTTTATCAGTATGTCTTGAAAGAATTTGGGCTGACTACAAACACTGTACTGCATTATCATGCCAACATCAGACAGGCCTTGCAGCATGCTTTTGAATTGGACATGATTCCTTCGAATCCAGCAGACAAAGTCAAGCGGCTCAAGAAAAACCAATTTATCGGAAGCTACTACACGAGCGATGAACTAAACGATTTGTTCGAAGTCGTGAAAGGCGATCCGGTTGAGTTGGCTGTCATTCTGGCAGCTTTTTACGGGCTGCGGCGAAGTGAAATTGTTGGACTTAAATGGGGCGCCATCAACTTTCAACACAAGACGATTACCATTAAGCACACAGTTATCCCTGTGTCGTATCAGGGCAAACAAATTATAGTGGAAAAGGACCGGGCCAAGAACAAATCGAGTTATCGTACTTTGCCGCTCGTTCCTGTCTTCCTAGAGTTGCTACTGCGACTGCTTGAAGAGCAGCAAGTGAATCAGGCTATGTACAAGGACTCTTACAGCAACCAATATCAGGACTATATTTACGTCAATAAGTTGGGAGAGCGAATTAAGCCGGGTTACATTACTCAACATTTTCCGCTCGTCCTGAAAAAGCATAATTTACGGCGGATTCGGTTTCACGATCTTCGGCACAGTTGCGCCAGCTTACTGCTTGCGAACGGTGTCAGCTTAAAGGAAATTCAGGCATGGTTAGGGCATAGCCATTATTCCACTACCGCCAATATTTATGTTCATCTTGAATACAGCTCAAAGCTTTCTTCAGCTCAAGTGATGAGTAATACTTTGCAAATTCCAAGTATGCAAAAAGCTCCTGAATCTCCACAAGAGGAAGCTCAAGAGCTCGTTAATTGTTAGATTGGTGCGGTCGAGAGGACTCGAACCTCCACGGGGGGTTAGCCCACACGGACCTGAACCGTGCGCGTCTGCCAATTCCGCCACGACCGCATTTTTTACCTCTCCGATCGCTCCTCAGAAAAAGGAGAGAACTACAGGAGAGAACTTGAAACCACTACTTACGAAAAACCGCATAACACCAAGGTTTTTGAGGGCAAATCCTTGACATCCGCACTAGAACCTGAACCGTGCGCGTCTGCCAATTCCGCCACGACCGCGTATTTTGTCGGTGCATTGTTTTTGCAGCAACGTTATATATAATAACATGTATTTTGATGTAAATCAACAACCTTTTTTTGCTTGGACCGGTATAAAACCTCCCCTTGATTAAAACCGCTCCAATAGGGTATGATAAGAACATAAGTTCGCATATATTCGCATATAAAGGCGGTGTTTTCCCATGGCTGTTCCCGGCCTCAAGGAGGATGAGCTCGCGTTAATCAAAAGCGCGCTGCTGCTAGGATTTTTACAGAAAGTATTTCAGCGGGACGCCCGGATTCTCGAGCAAAGCGGGGTGCTGAAAAGCCCCGAGGTTTACGCCGATTTCATTCGTGGCGGAGAACGGCGGGTGGCCCTCGTGTTGGCCGAGATTCACGGCAAGTTCCGCGAGCGCAACATCGAAATATACCGGATCAGCCAGGACGAGAACGGCATCCAGGCGGAGTACCGCTGCCGCGGTTTCCATGGCAAGATGCGCATTCTGTGGGCCGGCTTGCAGCGGGAGGTGTCCTCGCGGATGCGCGCGTATCTGGGCGGCAGCGGCGGCGCGGCGGCCAAAGGGCGGTCATCCTCCGAAGCCCTCTTCCAGAACGCGGACGATGGCGCCTTCCCGGCAAGTATAGCAAAAAGGGGACCCTCCAAGGTGTGATCCATCACCTGAAAGGTCCCTTTCCTCCGTTACTGCACAGGCGGCGAGGACAAAGCCTGCTGCACGCGGGTTACCCCCTGCGACAGCGCGTTTCCGGCCAAAGCCGCGGAAGCCACGGCGACCGTTTCCAAAATTTCCGCATCGGTCGCTCCCTTTGACTTGACTCATGAAATCAAGGATTTTCACATAATTGGGTAATTTACCCTGCTAACACAACTGTGGCCGAGCCTCCGGCAAAAAGAGCATTAATATTGTCCAGTGAAGTAATAATCGCTTTGCCTTGCGGGCGGCTTTCTACAAAAGAAATGGCGGCTTCAACTTTGGGCAACATACTGCCCGGCGAAAATTGATTTTCATCAATCCATTTTTTTAATTGATCGACGGTGACCGCTTCTAATTTCTCCTGGTTGGGTTGATTGTAATTGACATAAACATGATCGACGCCTGTTAACATGAACAAATAATCGGCCTCGACAAGATTCGCCAGCTTCGCAGAGGCAAAGTCTTTATCGATGACGGCTTCGACTCCCTTATAACCATGTGCTACTTCTATTACGGGAATCCCCCCTCCGCCGGCCGAGATCGTGACATATCCGTTTTCGATCAGGGTTTTGATGATTGGGTACTCGACGATCGTTAGGGGTTTAGGGGAAGGCACAACTTTTCGATACCCTCGGCCCGCATCTTCCACATAGATTTCGCCCGTTTCAGCAGCTGCTTTTTCCGCTTCTTCCTGAGTGAAAAACGGTCCTATCGGCTTAGTGGGGTTGCTGAATGCCTGATCGTTTTCGTCAACGACGACTTGAGTCACAATCGATGCCACTTGATGGTGAAGTCCGGCTTCAACCATAGCTTCATTCATTGTGTTTTGCAGCCAGTAGCCTATACTCCCTTGAGTCATCGCCACACATGCATCGAGCGGTAAAGCCGGGTTTTTATCGGATTTAGCCAATGTTTGTTGCAACAACAAATTCCCGACTTGAGGCCCATTACCGTGGCTAATAATGAGCTGGTGTCCTTGCTTGATTAATTCGATTAATTGTTTGCTCGTATAACGCAAAGCTTCAATTTGTCCCTGAGGGGAAGGATCGTCGTTCAATATAGCGTTACCGCCCAACGCGATTACGATTCTTTTGCCCATAACTTCCTCCATTTGCTTGTTTTAAAAAAGTAAGAACACCTATTAAAGTGTCGTTTCCAGAGGTTGCGCCGTATGCTTGTATCTTTTTTATCGCCTCTGTTAGTTGCTGTTTATTTTCGGATTGAATCGCTTGACAAAGCTTTATCCACTGGGCATTTGCATACCCATCAAACAGAGCCTGATAGTACCCTCGACTCACATCTGTCGTTGAGCGATGCTGTAATTGCCGCTGCGTCATATCGGTTAAGAAAGTTCCGCTGCCGGTTATGCGCTCAAACAGGATCTGCCCTTGTAAAAAATCATCGCCGGCAGGCGTTAAGCCGACTCCCGCGCCGATCAAAGCTCGGACAGCTTCTTCAGATAAACAATTCGGTTCGTTAACGAAGTTTTCGTACAATGGTTTCAGCGGCGATGAAGCGAATCCGGATTGCTCCCAGATAACCGCTTCTTCAAGCAGATGCAATAAATCGCTTTTGTCCAGCT from Paenibacillus macerans includes:
- a CDS encoding M48 family metalloprotease yields the protein MGVIYSISFMFGNLFAYARLLSLAKLVVQKRDIQHLYSFLLILLSHLVPAIIVVMFFQSNVSIFYHLIMIAALVMTGNRWTKIWSEVLDKFEEQLDLNESEPPFNHTNINQRSIKEQFISRFKKQLILFINRILIVLFKRKLLIEKLMSETLLFPPNKRVVKIFMDTQEQLGMHGIELFITISSRSPGYAYLKPWFRKGRNAVVLTTEACEEFSDEELKALIAHELIHIKYKDYDFKSTLFSTSTIFLFIAGMLTYVYIVGIISAYLVYVALVLVLAIPVMMIVFLGMLIYLLYAKHGYWYQIREMRADRKACELIPEIRLGLIKLLKRMQNENMETNIPWYRKLPERYSRWHTHPSLDYRIHLLQNYKKWSYKEYIRHFFQTLKWAITGKGWSGD
- a CDS encoding helix-turn-helix domain-containing protein, whose translation is MCPPELFKLMFQNYPDVVNVPQLCEMLGGISTKSAYKLLQENKIKHFRIGRAYKIPKANIISYLHSIMTDSLTIHCDALVH
- the arcC gene encoding carbamate kinase; its protein translation is MGKRIVIALGGNAILNDDPSPQGQIEALRYTSKQLIELIKQGHQLIISHGNGPQVGNLLLQQTLAKSDKNPALPLDACVAMTQGSIGYWLQNTMNEAMVEAGLHHQVASIVTQVVVDENDQAFSNPTKPIGPFFTQEEAEKAAAETGEIYVEDAGRGYRKVVPSPKPLTIVEYPIIKTLIENGYVTISAGGGGIPVIEVAHGYKGVEAVIDKDFASAKLANLVEADYLFMLTGVDHVYVNYNQPNQEKLEAVTVDQLKKWIDENQFSPGSMLPKVEAAISFVESRPQGKAIITSLDNINALFAGGSATVVLAG
- a CDS encoding DUF2877 domain-containing protein, coding for MNKRNIKCEKVYISPYVQHMIQQKGSILARIHSIFSNGFNLTYKDRLLFVGKDLESLSAIGLAIDAADFKLIQAGLSVGDPVKISSSFSRPEEKLSLIFICYTRPQVTTMTIPSVHSVDLSIPYVPHEQLDKSDLLHLLEEAVIWEQSGFASSPLKPLYENFVNEPNCLSEEAVRALIGAGVGLTPAGDDFLQGQILFERITGSGTFLTDMTQRQLQHRSTTDVSRGYYQALFDGYANAQWIKLCQAIQSENKQQLTEAIKKIQAYGATSGNDTLIGVLTFLKQANGGSYGQKNRNRVGR
- a CDS encoding tyrosine-type recombinase/integrase, with translation MVAGHLQEKKGLFYIVLNYKDGGKRKSKWIPTKLPVKGNKKKAESMLLEARKNFVPPSEAVLENAEELVAEEKIEETLELQENEKMEEDNVLFADFMVEWLEMMKYQVEITTHSAYSFAVNTRIVPYFREKGIYLKELQPKHLHDFYQYVLKEFGLTTNTVLHYHANIRQALQHAFELDMIPSNPADKVKRLKKNQFIGSYYTSDELNDLFEVVKGDPVELAVILAAFYGLRRSEIVGLKWGAINFQHKTITIKHTVIPVSYQGKQIIVEKDRAKNKSSYRTLPLVPVFLELLLRLLEEQQVNQAMYKDSYSNQYQDYIYVNKLGERIKPGYITQHFPLVLKKHNLRRIRFHDLRHSCASLLLANGVSLKEIQAWLGHSHYSTTANIYVHLEYSSKLSSAQVMSNTLQIPSMQKAPESPQEEAQELVNC